In one Lolium rigidum isolate FL_2022 chromosome 3, APGP_CSIRO_Lrig_0.1, whole genome shotgun sequence genomic region, the following are encoded:
- the LOC124694832 gene encoding tetratricopeptide repeat protein 27 homolog, translating to MAVSTFLREAELRLLRCTLPAAASQRPPPLPPPVHPLGPVAASALAAVERGDYAAALATAAPHILHAHGSTEAADVSPAQFYADLAAAIEAFLQGDVRGAADEGFECRCALVLSAAVAALLAFTQQNVTGPPGKYSPFPFSTSSLDERWYSDPGGKWDAWASDHFVASFGSHVHGRFSLLQFIVFAEILFTSMMSLDSSGFRSVPWWLCRVSMSQQNILDELSSSLFDQVQVYKNKMLTHFGDLEKVSSYWSSSLCDGEGSSLVSAAYIEAGIAEYKYGRVDASRLHLDSAQEACGIHLSLTGILGFRRVHQVDAKSQMVLVAKTTEPELKGAQSDVMDLRNTRSSVPPESDEFCDILRTPRLAQNGNNSRGESMTCASTQISLTPIQQAAVLAECLHVSRRSRSDEMSGWEMAPYIEAIDSQDESYFAVKSLGDVLRIRWESTRSRTKQRALLMMENLIEDIGKECPVASQRAKLVFGVHMPSLPTLRKEYGEFLISCGILGVALDVFKDLELWDNLIYCYQLSGKLADAVSLINARLSITPNDPRLWCSLGDATNNDDHYRKALEVSSNKSARALRSLARSAYNRNDFYASKNLWESALALNSLFPDAWFAYGTAAWKDKDLEKAVDAFTRAVQIDPENGEAWNNIACLHMIRGKSQGAVQAFREAVKLKRNSWEVWENYSKVALDTGNIRLTLEAVKMVLALSFNKRCNVDLLDKVMTTLEEQATNLGDTEEDESIGKTSDDKNKDTMQLSELLGIVGDILQKLVGSEASSPEIWGLYARWSKSKGSLMECSQDLVKQIRSLQGSGVWHDKKKFTKFAQASLQLCKVYMEISSTTENRQELLLAEMHLKSSLKQASDFQDTEEYRALDDCLVELQDLIRAA from the coding sequence ATGGCGGTCTCCACCTTCCTCCGCGAGGCCGAGCTCCGCCTCCTGCGCTGCACCCTCCCCGCCGCGGCCTCTCAACGGCCGCCTCCTTTGCCTCCCCCAGTTCACCCGCTCGGCCCCGTCGCCGCCTccgccctcgccgccgtcgaGCGTGGGGACTACGCGGCTGcgctcgccaccgccgccccgcACATCCTCCACGCCCACGGCTCCACCGAGGCTGCCGATGTCTCTCCTGCGCAGTTCTACGCTGACCTCGCTGCCGCCATCGAGGCGTTCCTCCAGGGTGATGTCCGCGGGGCGGCGGACGAGGGGTTCGAGTGCAGGTGCGCGCTTGTTCTCTCCGCGGCGGTGGCCGCGCTGCTCGCATTCACGCAGCAGAACGTGACGGGGCCTCCGGGTAAATACTCACCGTTTCCTTTCTCTACATCATCACTGGATGAACGGTGGTACAGTGACCCAGGAGGCAAATGGGATGCATGGGCTTCTGACCATTTTGTAGCTTCGTTTGGTTCCCACGTTCACGGGAGATTCTCGCTCCTGCAGTTCATTGTCTTCGCAGAAATCTTGTTCACGAGCATGATGAGTCTGGATTCCTCTGGTTTTCGGAGTGTGCCGTGGTGGTTGTGCAGAGTATCCATGTCCCAGCAGAATATATTAGATGAGCTATCGTCCTCTTTGTTTGATCAAGTGCAAGTGTACAAGAATAAAATGCTGACCCACTTTGGTGATCTTGAAAAGGTTTCCAGTTActggagttcttccttgtgtgatgGGGAAGGCTCTTCTTTGGTGTCAGCTGCTTATATAGAAGCTGGGATCGCCGAGTATAAGTATGGCCGAGTTGATGCTTCGAGGTTGCATCTAGATAGTGCTCAGGAGGCATGTGGGATTCATCTCTCACTCACAGGGATCCTTGGTTTTCGAAGAGTACACCAGGTGGACGCCAAATCCCAAATGGTCCTTGTTGCCAAGACCACTGAACCAGAACTCAAAGGAGCTCAGAGTGATGTTATGGATTTGAGAAATACAAGGAGTTCTGTTCCTCCTGAAAGTGATGAATTTTGCGATATACTAAGAACGCCCAGACTAGCTCAAAATGGGAATAACTCGAGGGGTGAAAGTATGACATGTGCAAGCACACAGATATCACTAACCCCTATCCAGCAGGCTGCTGTACTTGCAGAATGTTTGCATGTGAGTCGGAGGAGTCGGAGTGATGAAATGTCTGGGTGGGAAATGGCACCATACATAGAGGCAATTGATTCTCAGGATGAGTCTTATTTTGCGGTCAAGAGCTTGGGTGATGTTCTACGTATTAGGTGGGAGTCCACCCGCAGTCGCACAAAACAGCGGGCATTGTTAATGATGGAGAatttgattgaagatatcggcaaaGAATGTCCTGTGGCTTCACAAAGAGCCAAATTGGTTTTTGGAGTTCATATGCCGAGTCTCCCTACATTAAGGAAAGAATATGGCGAATTTTTGATAAGTTGTGGTATACTTGGAGTAGCTCTAGATGTTTTCAAAGATCTTGAACTGTGGGATAATCTCATCTATTGCTATCAATTATCAGGTAAACTTGCTGATGCAGTTAGCCTAATAAATGCCCGGCTCTCCATTACACCTAATGACCCAAGATTATGGTGTTCACTTGGTGATGCTACAAATAATGATGATCATTATAGGAAAGCATTGGAAGTCTCAAGTAACAAATCTGCTCGAGCTCTGCGTTCTCTGGCTCGCAGTGCATACAACAGGAATGACTTCTACGCATCCAAAAATCTTTGGGAGTCTGCATTGGCATTGAATTCGTTGTTTCCAGATGCCTGGTTTGCTTATGGTACAGCCGCATGGAAAGATAAAGATCTTGAGAAGGCTGTGGATGCTTTTACTCGTGCTGTGCAGATAGATCCTGAAAATGGAGAAGCATGGAACAATATAGCCTGCCTGCACATGATCAGAGGGAAGAGTCAAGGGGCAGTCCAGGCATTCAGGGAAGCTGTAAAGCTCAAGAGGAATAGCTGGGAGGTTTGGGAGAATTACAGTAAGGTTGCTTTGGACACAGGCAACATTAGGCTGACACTTGAAGCTGTCAAAATGGTATTAGCCTTGTCCTTCAACAAACGCTGCAATGTTGATTTATTGGACAAAGTGATGACCACTCTCGAAGAGCAAGCTACAAATCTCGGTGATActgaagaagatgaatccatagGCAAGACTTCTGATGATAAAAATAAGGATACCATGCAATTGAGTGAATTATTAGGTATAGTTGGTGATATCCTTCAGAAGCTTGTAGGAAGTGAAGCTAGCAGTCCAGAGATATGGGGATTATATGCAAGATGGAGTAAAAGCAAGGGCAGCCTCATGGAATGTTCTCAAGATCTGGTCAAGCAAATTCGGTCTCTCCAGGGTTCAGGAGTATGGCATGACAAGAAGAAGTTCACCAAATTTGCTCAAGCTTCTCTGCAGCTTTGCAAGGTCTACATGGAAATTTCTTCCACGACTGAAAACAGACAAGAGTTATTGTTAGCTGAGATGCATCTTAAAAGCTCCTTAAAACAGGCGTCAGACTTCCAAGACACGGAGGAGTATAGAGCCCTTGATGACTGCCTTGTTGAATTACAGGACCTGATTCGCGCTGCTTAG